The Rhodopseudomonas palustris genome window below encodes:
- a CDS encoding YeeE/YedE family protein, protein MQMPDVVIVLGFAIGAALGVAGLLSGFCLMSGLRDYWTRDDGRKLRSYALALAVAIAGTQALGGFGLVELDKSLYLQPSFSAPLIFLGGLMFGVGMVLANGCASRALILLGKGNLRSLLVIGIIAVAAQITLKGLLAPARLAVLQWTQVAPAHVSVPALLGTFGIGESVARIAAVLIVGGGLVAFALSDRAFRSSPGQIAAGLVIGLLVVAGWLTTGWIGADDFNPMPVTSLSFVAPLADTLQYAMFSTGLSLSFGVALVAGVLAGSVATALLSGRFALEGFSSAPHMVRSIAGAALMGSGGAMAYGCSIGQGLTGLSTLALPSFIAVAGIVAGAALGIRRLAPVTALAAR, encoded by the coding sequence ATGCAGATGCCCGATGTGGTGATTGTGCTGGGATTTGCGATCGGCGCCGCGCTCGGCGTGGCCGGGTTGCTCAGCGGCTTCTGCCTGATGAGCGGGCTGCGCGATTACTGGACCAGGGACGACGGCCGCAAGCTGCGCAGCTACGCGCTGGCGCTGGCGGTTGCGATCGCAGGCACGCAGGCGCTCGGCGGTTTCGGTCTCGTCGAACTCGACAAGTCGCTGTATCTGCAGCCGTCGTTCTCGGCGCCGCTGATCTTTCTCGGCGGCCTGATGTTCGGCGTCGGCATGGTGCTGGCCAATGGTTGCGCCTCGCGCGCGCTGATCCTGCTCGGCAAGGGCAATCTGCGCTCGCTGCTGGTGATCGGCATCATCGCGGTCGCGGCGCAGATCACGCTGAAGGGCCTGCTGGCGCCGGCGCGGCTCGCCGTCCTGCAATGGACGCAAGTCGCGCCCGCCCACGTCTCGGTGCCGGCGCTGCTCGGCACCTTCGGGATCGGCGAGAGCGTCGCGCGGATCGCGGCGGTGCTGATCGTCGGCGGCGGCCTCGTTGCGTTCGCGTTGTCCGATCGCGCCTTTCGCAGCAGCCCGGGCCAGATCGCCGCCGGCCTGGTGATCGGCCTGCTGGTGGTCGCGGGCTGGCTCACCACCGGCTGGATCGGCGCCGATGACTTCAACCCGATGCCGGTGACGTCGCTGAGCTTCGTCGCGCCGCTGGCCGACACGTTGCAATATGCGATGTTCTCGACCGGGCTGTCGCTGTCCTTCGGCGTCGCGCTGGTCGCCGGCGTACTCGCCGGCAGCGTCGCCACCGCATTGCTGAGCGGACGCTTCGCGCTGGAAGGCTTCAGCTCGGCGCCGCATATGGTGCGCTCGATCGCCGGCGCGGCGCTGATGGGTTCGGGCGGCGCGATGGCCTATGGCTGCTCGATCGGTCAGGGACTGACCGGCCTGTCGACGCTGGCGCTGCCGTCCTTCATCGCCGTCGCCGGCATCGTCGCCGGCGCCGCGCTCGGCATTCGTCGGCTGGCGCCGGTCACGGCGCTCGCCGCGCGCTGA
- a CDS encoding acyl-CoA dehydrogenase: protein MTYRAPIDDILLSLNHGAGLRAAVAAGHLGDYDSELTAQVLEEAGKFAGDILAPLNRIGDKHGIKLEHNAVTTAPGWPDAYQRWIAAGWNAVSGPEAFGGQGLPMAVNAVCTELWASSNMAFGLCPLLTLSAIDALNEHGSDELKQIYLAKLVSGEWTGTMQLTEPQAGSDVGALRTRAERAADGSYRIFGSKIFITYGDHDMTDNIVHFVLARLPDAPAGTKGISLFLIPKFLVNADGSLGARNDIFPSGVEHKLGIHASPTCTMQMGDQGGAIGYLIGEENRGMQCMFTMMNQARLGVGLEGVGIADRAYQQALAYAQERKQGRAIGSDSKGSDPIIRHPDVKRTLLMMRALTGAARTICYSTAVALDIAARSGDPKVKAAAAARAALLTPIAKAFSTDIGTEVASLGVQIHGGMGFIEETGAAQHYRDARIAPIYEGTNGIQSIDLVTRKLGANGGASVFALLDELSIIVDNVEASNDPAFGATGARLRDALGALERASKYLLEKLGASPNDALAGATPYLRLFGSTLGGCALAAEALAARDLDGASDPARAITLARFFAETVAVQAGALERSVIDAAAVLATADAVLTA from the coding sequence ATGACCTATCGCGCTCCGATCGACGACATCCTGCTCTCCCTCAACCACGGCGCGGGCCTGCGGGCCGCGGTGGCGGCCGGGCATCTCGGCGACTACGACAGCGAGCTCACCGCGCAGGTGCTCGAAGAGGCCGGCAAGTTCGCCGGCGACATCCTGGCGCCGCTGAACCGGATCGGCGACAAGCACGGCATCAAGCTCGAGCACAACGCCGTCACCACCGCGCCGGGCTGGCCCGACGCCTATCAGCGCTGGATCGCGGCCGGCTGGAACGCGGTGTCGGGGCCGGAAGCATTCGGCGGCCAGGGCCTGCCGATGGCGGTCAACGCGGTGTGCACCGAACTCTGGGCGTCGTCCAACATGGCGTTCGGGCTGTGCCCGCTGCTGACGCTGTCGGCGATCGACGCGCTCAATGAGCACGGCAGCGACGAACTGAAGCAGATCTATCTCGCCAAGCTGGTGTCGGGCGAATGGACCGGCACGATGCAGCTCACCGAGCCGCAGGCCGGCTCCGACGTCGGCGCGCTGCGCACCCGCGCCGAGCGCGCGGCCGACGGCAGCTACAGGATCTTCGGCAGCAAGATCTTCATCACCTATGGCGACCACGACATGACCGACAACATCGTGCATTTCGTGCTCGCGCGATTGCCCGATGCGCCCGCCGGCACCAAGGGCATCTCGCTGTTCCTGATTCCGAAATTCCTGGTCAATGCCGACGGTTCGCTCGGCGCGCGCAACGACATCTTCCCGAGCGGCGTCGAGCACAAGCTCGGCATCCACGCCTCGCCGACCTGCACCATGCAGATGGGCGATCAGGGCGGCGCGATCGGCTATCTGATCGGCGAGGAAAATCGCGGCATGCAGTGCATGTTCACGATGATGAACCAGGCCCGCCTCGGCGTCGGCCTCGAAGGCGTCGGCATTGCGGACCGCGCCTATCAGCAGGCCTTGGCCTATGCGCAGGAGCGCAAGCAGGGCCGCGCCATCGGCAGCGACAGCAAAGGCTCCGACCCGATCATCCGGCATCCCGACGTCAAGCGCACGTTGCTGATGATGCGCGCGCTGACCGGGGCGGCGCGGACGATCTGCTATTCGACCGCAGTGGCGCTGGACATCGCGGCACGCAGCGGCGATCCGAAGGTCAAGGCCGCGGCGGCCGCGCGCGCGGCGCTGCTGACGCCGATCGCCAAGGCGTTCTCCACCGATATCGGCACCGAGGTCGCCTCGCTAGGCGTGCAGATCCACGGCGGCATGGGCTTCATCGAGGAAACCGGCGCCGCGCAGCACTATCGCGACGCGCGGATCGCGCCGATCTACGAGGGCACCAACGGCATCCAGTCGATCGATCTCGTCACCCGCAAACTGGGAGCGAACGGCGGCGCGTCGGTGTTCGCGCTGCTCGACGAACTATCGATCATCGTCGACAACGTCGAAGCCTCGAACGATCCGGCGTTCGGCGCCACCGGCGCGCGGCTGCGCGATGCGCTGGGCGCGCTGGAGCGCGCCAGCAAGTACTTGCTGGAGAAGCTCGGAGCCTCGCCGAACGACGCGCTCGCGGGCGCCACGCCGTATCTGCGGCTGTTCGGCTCGACGCTCGGCGGCTGCGCGCTGGCCGCGGAGGCGCTGGCGGCGCGCGATCTCGACGGCGCGAGCGATCCGGCGCGGGCGATCACGCTGGCGCGGTTCTTCGCCGAGACCGTCGCGGTGCAGGCGGGCGCGCTGGAGCGCAGCGTGATCGACGCCGCCGCCGTGCTGGCCACCGCCGATGCGGTCCTGACCGCGTAG
- a CDS encoding crotonase/enoyl-CoA hydratase family protein has translation MSDYLIVSDEDAVRVITMRRPEKKNALTQDMYRAMTAAIDTAQNDPNIRCLIITGGSGVFTAGNDLEDFLKAGTDASGAPRVTAATDFLYALARNTKPLIAAVDGLAIGIGTTLLFHCDYVLASTSAVFSTPFIQLGLVPEGASSLLAPRAMGHHRAFAMLVMGRKLSADEARDAGFVNAVVAPGHTEEEAMKAARDICALPAEAVAISRKLIKPSPDDLIARIDQESKLFGERMKSQEAVSAFTRFFQRKKG, from the coding sequence ATGTCGGACTATCTGATCGTCAGCGATGAAGACGCCGTGCGCGTGATCACCATGCGCCGGCCGGAAAAGAAGAACGCGCTGACGCAGGACATGTATCGGGCGATGACCGCGGCGATCGACACCGCGCAGAACGATCCGAACATCCGCTGCCTGATCATCACCGGCGGCTCCGGCGTGTTCACCGCCGGCAACGACCTCGAGGATTTCCTCAAGGCCGGCACCGATGCGAGCGGCGCGCCGCGCGTCACCGCGGCGACGGATTTTCTCTACGCGCTCGCGCGAAATACCAAGCCGCTGATCGCCGCGGTCGACGGGCTGGCGATCGGCATCGGCACCACGCTGCTGTTTCACTGCGACTACGTGCTGGCCTCGACCTCGGCGGTGTTCTCGACGCCGTTCATCCAGCTCGGCCTGGTGCCGGAGGGCGCCTCCAGCCTGCTGGCGCCGCGCGCCATGGGCCATCACCGCGCCTTCGCCATGCTGGTGATGGGCCGCAAACTCTCCGCCGACGAGGCCCGCGACGCCGGCTTCGTCAACGCCGTGGTGGCGCCCGGCCACACCGAAGAGGAAGCCATGAAAGCCGCCCGCGACATCTGCGCGCTGCCGGCCGAAGCCGTGGCGATCTCGCGCAAGCTAATCAAACCATCACCGGACGATTTGATCGCGCGGATCGATCAGGAGAGCAAACTGTTCGGCGAGCGGATGAAATCGCAGGAAGCGGTAAGCGCGTTCACGCGGTTTTTTCAGAGGAAGAAAGGGTAG
- a CDS encoding DsrE family protein yields the protein MKLLIGAVAAVAMLSFGVAPGVAAGAKSHRVAIQVDQDDPAVMNLALNNAANIMDAYKAKGEDVEVEVVTYGPGLHMLRDDSSPVKDRIKQIADASFPATIKFTACGNTRSGMEKREGHAIGIIPQASVVPSGAVRLMELQEDGWSYLRP from the coding sequence ATGAAGCTGCTGATCGGCGCGGTCGCCGCCGTCGCGATGCTCTCGTTCGGCGTGGCGCCGGGTGTCGCTGCCGGCGCCAAATCACATCGGGTCGCGATCCAGGTTGATCAGGACGATCCGGCGGTGATGAATCTGGCGCTCAACAACGCGGCCAACATCATGGACGCGTACAAGGCGAAGGGCGAGGACGTCGAGGTCGAAGTCGTCACTTACGGTCCCGGGCTGCATATGCTGCGCGATGACAGTTCGCCGGTGAAGGATCGCATCAAGCAGATCGCCGATGCGAGCTTCCCCGCCACGATCAAGTTCACGGCTTGCGGCAACACCAGGTCGGGGATGGAAAAGCGTGAGGGCCACGCCATCGGCATCATTCCGCAGGCGAGCGTGGTGCCGTCGGGCGCGGTCCGTCTGATGGAGCTGCAGGAAGACGGCTGGAGCTATCTGCGGCCCTGA